The following DNA comes from Gloeomargarita sp. SRBZ-1_bins_9.
CCGGCAGGGGATGAAAACTGGCCCGGATGTCTTGGCGGTAATGCTCCTGACTGACCAGCCACTTTTGAAAGAAAGGGTCTTGGAGGGTGGGGGGCAACACGCGGTTGATGATCACCAGGTCCGTCGCCACGTTATACAGACTCAAATAGGCATGCGCCCGCAAAGATTCCTTAATCACCATCTTTTCCGGATTGGTCACCAGGCGCACCGACGTCACCGCATTATCCGTCAACACCCGCTCCAACTGCTCGATTTGCTCGTAGAACTCGTAAGGGGCGTCCATCACCGCCTGGTCCGGCAGCGAAAAGCCCATCACCCGCTTAAACAGGGGTTCAAATACCGGAGTGAGCACCTTGGCCATCCCCTGCAGGGGTTTGTAAAAACGACGCATGTACCAGCCGGCTACTTCGGGAATACTCAACAGCCGCAGGGCCGTGCCGGTGGGGGCCGAATCAATGATCAACACATCATAGGTGCTTTCATCGTAGTGGCGTTTAACCCGCACCAGGGCAAAAATTTCATCCATCCCCGGCAGCACCGCCAATTCCTCCGCCTGCACCCCATCTAGGCCCCGCGCCTGCAACACCTCCGTGACATAGCGCTTGACCGCCCCCCAGTTCAGTTCCAACTCCCGCAGGGCATCCAGTTCCGCACCCCACAGATTCGCGCAAATCTCCCGGGGTTCGTGGTCCAAGGGCCGGTCAAAACTATCCGCCAACGAATGAGCCGGGTCCGTACTCAGCACCAGCGT
Coding sequences within:
- a CDS encoding TRC40/GET3/ArsA family transport-energizing ATPase produces the protein MRLLLMTGKGGVGKTSVAAATGLRCAELGYRTLVLSTDPAHSLADSFDRPLDHEPREICANLWGAELDALRELELNWGAVKRYVTEVLQARGLDGVQAEELAVLPGMDEIFALVRVKRHYDESTYDVLIIDSAPTGTALRLLSIPEVAGWYMRRFYKPLQGMAKVLTPVFEPLFKRVMGFSLPDQAVMDAPYEFYEQIEQLERVLTDNAVTSVRLVTNPEKMVIKESLRAHAYLSLYNVATDLVIINRVLPPTLQDPFFQKWLVSQEHYRQDIRASFHPLPVKEVPLYPEELCGLAALERLKDTLYPQEDPTQIYYREQTVKVSETPQGYCLELYLPGVPKEQIQLTKTGDELNIRIGNHRRNMVLPQALAGLQPRKATMENDYLKIEFPLAEVVSA